In Raphanus sativus cultivar WK10039 chromosome 5, ASM80110v3, whole genome shotgun sequence, the following proteins share a genomic window:
- the LOC108856617 gene encoding pentatricopeptide repeat-containing protein At3g22150, chloroplastic, whose translation MSSLPLPPPPPLSFHSPPPNQTRHHSSTFTPQTPSIRSRLSRICQDGNPHLARQLFDAIPKPTTVLWNTIIIGLICNSLPHDALLFYSRMKKTAPFTKCDAYTYSSTLKACAETKNLKAGRAVHCHLIRCLQNSSRVVHNSLLNMYVSCLNHPPGSEYDVVRKVFDSMRRKNVVAWNTLVSWYVKTERYAEACRQFAIMMRMEVKPSPVSFVNVFPAVASSRSVKRANVFYGLMVKLGDEYVKDLFVVSSAISMFAELGDVEASRRVFDSCVERNIEVWNTMIGVYVQNDYVVESIDLFLEAIGSKEIVSDEVTFLLAASAVSGLQQVELCRQFHGFVSKNFQEIPVVIYNSLMVMYSRCGSVHESFAVFVSMRERDVVSWNTMISAFVQNGLDDEGLMLVYEMQKQGFKIDYITVTALLSAASNLRNKEIGKQTHGFLIRQGIQFEGMNSYLIDMYAKSGLIKISEKLFERSGYAERDQATWNSMLSGYTQNGHTEETFAVFRKMLEQNIKPNAITVASIVPACSQIGSFDLGKQLHGFSIRQYLDQNVFVASALVDMYSKSGAIQYAENMFYQTKERNSVTYTTMILGYGQHGMGDRAISLFRSMEESGIKPDAITFVAVLSACSYSGLVDEGLRIFEEMKEVYNIQPSAEHYCCVTDMLGRVGRVEEAYEFVKGLGEEGNIAELWGSVLGACRLHGEIELAETVSEKLAKVDKGKNFSGYQVLLSNMYAEEQKWTSVDRLRRGMREKGLRKEVGRSGIEVAGNVNCFVSRDQDHPQSDEIYDVIEGLAKDMRGDSYLTTFPVVSPSLELEE comes from the coding sequence ATGTCATCCCTACCTCTCCCACCACCCCCGCCACTTTCCTTCCACTCTCCGCCTCCAAACCAAACCCGCCACCACTCTTCCACCTTCACTCCCCAAACACCTTCCATCCGCTCCCGCCTCAGCAGAATCTGCCAAGACGGAAACCCACACCTCGCACGCCAACTGTTCGACGCAATTCCCAAACCAACCACCGTCCTGTGGAACACCATCATCATCGGCCTCATCTGCAACTCTCTCCCGCACGACGCTCTCCTCTTCTACTCCCGGATGAAAAAGACTGCTCCTTTCACCAAATGCGACGCCTACACTTACTCCTCCACCCTCAAGGCCTGCGCCGAGACCAAGAACCTCAAGGCTGGTAGAGCCGTGCATTGCCATTTGATCCGTTGCTTGCAGAACTCCAGCAGGGTTGTTCACAACTCTCTCTTGAATATGTACGTCTCTTGCTTAAACCACCCTCCCGGAAGCGAGTACGATGTGGTGCGTAAGGTTTTCGATAGTATGCGTAGGAAGAACGTTGTGGCGTGGAACACGTTGGTTTCTTGGTATGTGAAAACAGAGAGGTACGCGGAAGCTTGTAGGCAGTTTGCGATTATGATGAGGATGGAGGTTAAACCGAGTCCTGTTAGCTTTGTCAATGTTTTCCCCGCGGTGGCGAGTTCGAGAAGCGTTAAGAGAGCTAACGTCTTTTATGGTTTGATGGTTAAGTTGGGAGATGAGTATGTGAAGGACTTGTTTGTGGTGAGCTCGGCTATTTCTATGTTTGCAGAGCTTGGCGATGTTGAAGCGTCACGGAGAGTGTTTGATTCTTGTGTTGAGAGGAACATCGAGGTGTGGAATACAATGATAGGCGTTTATGTTCAGAATGATTATGTAGTTGAGAGTATTGATCTTTTTCTTGAAGCAATAGGATCGAAAGAGATTGTCTCTGATGAAGTGACCTTCCTCTTGGCAGCGAGTGCAGTTTCAGGGCTGCAGCAAGTGGAATTGTGTAGACAGTTTCATGGATTTGTGAGCAAGAACTTTCAAGAGATACCGGTTGTGATTTATAACTCGTTGATGGTGATGTACTCGAGGTGCGGCTCTGTGCACGAGTCTTTTGCAGTCTTTGTTTCGATGCGAGAGAGAGATGTTGTATCGTGGAACACAATGATCTCTGCGTTTGTGCAAAACGGCTTAGATGATGAAGGATTGATGTTGGTGTATGAGATGCAGAAGCAGGGGTTTAAGATTGATTACATAACAGTGACTGCTTTGCTTTCGGCTGCGTCGAATCTCAGAAACAAGGAGATTGGGAAACAGACTCATGGCTTCCTTATAAGGCAAGGGATTCAGTTCGAGGGGATGAACAGTTACCTTATTGACATGTATGCTAAGTCAGGTTTAATAAAGATCTCAGAGAAGCTTTTTGAGAGAAGTGGCTATGCTGAAAGAGATCAAGCTACTTGGAACTCTATGCTTTCCGGGTACACGCAGAATGGACACACAGAGGAGACGTTTGCTGTGTTCAGGAAGATGTTAGAACAGAATATCAAACCCAATGCCATAACTGTGGCATCGATTGTCCCTGCGTGTAGCCAAATAGGTAGTTTCGACTTAGGCAAACAGCTCCATGGTTTTTCTATAAGACAATACTTGGATCAGAATGTTTTTGTTGCTTCCGCGTTAGTTGATATGTATTCAAAGTCAGGAGCTATACAGTACGCAGAAAACATGTTTTACCAGACGAAAGAGAGAAACTCTGTGACATACACCACGATGATATTGGGCTATGGTCAACATGGAATGGGCGACAGAGCTATCTCGCTGTTTCGTTCAATGGAAGAATCTGGAATCAAACCGGATGCTATCACCTTTGTTGCAGTGTTATCAGCTTGCAGCTATTCCGGTCTAGTGGATGAAGGTCTCAGAATCTTCGAGGAAATGAAAGAAGTTTATAACATTCAGCCTTCCGCTGAGCACTATTGCTGCGTTACAGACATGCTAGGGAGAGTAGGCCGCGTTGAGGAAGCCTACGAGTTTGTTAAAGGGCTTGGTGAAGAAGGAAACATTGCTGAGCTATGGGGTTCAGTTCTGGGAGCTTGTAGACTACACGGTGAGATTGAGCTTGCTGAAACTGTTTCAGAGAAGTTAGCTAAAGTGGATAAAGGAAAGAACTTTTCAGGATATCAGGTTTTGCTCTCGAATATGTATGCCGAGGAGCAAAAATGGACGAGTGTTGATAGGTTGAGGAGAGGAATGAGAGAAAAGGGTTTAAGGAAAGAAGTTGGTCGTAGTGGGATTGAGGTTGCAGGTAATGTAAATTGTTTTGTGTCTAGAGATCAAGATCATCCTCAGAGTGATGAGATATATGATGTGATTGAGGGTTTGGCTAAAGATA